TAGATCGGCGCCGACGCGCCCAGCATTTCCGCGGCCCCGGGACCGAGGCGGCGATGCAGCGCCAGGCCGAAGGCGCGGCTGTAGAAGTCGATGGCCGCCTCGAGATCGGGCACGTCGATGTTGACCAGGATGCGCATGATGTCTTTCCGCAGGAGGGGATCGCAAAACATAGCATGGCGCGCACGCCGCGTTGCAATCGCGCCAGCGGCTTGCGCGGCGCTAAAGAACGCGGGGGCGCGACCGTAAAATGACATATGTGTTTGCCGATTTGGCGACGTCATCTCAGCAAGCGTGAGCAAGGCCTATCCGTGCGTTACCCCCATATCCCCTGGCTGCCCCTGTTGTTCTATCCCGCGCTGCCGGTGATTGCGGCGGTGGGGCTGTTGCTGTGGCGCCAGTGGCCGCCGGCGCTGACGCTGATCGTGCCGTTCGTGCCGTGGGTCATGGCGCTGGTCGGCGCGGCGATCTGCCTGATGTACCAGCGTTCGCAGACGCTGGCGCTGATGCTAGGCGTGCTGACGGCCGTGGCCATCTGGCCGACGCTGGCCAGCGAGGCGCCGTGGGCGCTGGGGCCGGCGCTGGTGTGGTGGTCGCTGGCCTACACCATCAACGCGCTCTGGGCGGAACGCGCCGGCATGCTGTGGGACCTGGCCGCGCGCATCGGCCTGATGGCGGTGGGCGCCGCGGCCATCGCGCTGGCCGGCAAGGACGGCGTGGGGCAGTGGTTCGGCACGCTGGCGGTGCAGGGCATGCTGGCCCGGCTCGGCATCCCGGCCGAGGCGCTGGCGGCGCTGCTGGTGACCGGCCTGACCCTGACCCTGCTGCTGTTGCGTTATGGCCGTCCGCAGCAGGCCGGCCAATGGCTGGGTTTCGTCTGCATGGCCTGGGCGCTGCCGCGCGGCGGCCAGCACGCGATCGAACTGGCCGTGATGGCATCCGCCGCGCTGACATCGCTGTCTATTTCGCTGGCGCACGAGGGCTACCACATGGCCTTCCGCGACGAGCTGACCGGCCTGCCGGGCCGCCGCGCGCTCAACGAACGGCTGCAGCGCATGGGCCGCGTCTATACGTTGGCGATGGCCGACGTCGATCACTTCAAGGCGTTCAACGACACCCACGGCCACGACGTCGGCGACCAGGTGCTGCGCATGGTCGCGGCGCAGCTGCGCCGGGTGCCGGGCGGCGGCTATGCCTACCGCTACGGCGGCGAGGAATTCACGCTGGTGTTTCCGGGCAAGACCGCGATCGAGGCCATGCCGCACCTGGAAACCGTGCGGCGCGCGATCGAGGCCTACCAGATGCGCCTGCGCGACAAGCCGGCGCGGCCCAAGGCGGACCAGGTGGGCTTGCGCCGCCGCGGCGGTCGCGGCCGCAATACCCGGCCGCTGCGGGTCACGGTCAGCATCGGGGTGGCCGAGCGCGGCGAGGCGTTGCGCGCGCCGGACGCGGTCATCAAGGCGGCCGACCAGGCGCTGTACAAGGCCAAGGACGGCGGCCGCAACCAGGTCTGGGCCTACGGTTCGCGGCGCCGCGCCGGCGCGACCTGATACCGGCGCCGTCCGACGCCGGAGTGAGGTTCCGTCAGTGCAAACCGCCCCTAGCGGCCGGGCAGCGCCAGCGCCATCAG
The window above is part of the Achromobacter deleyi genome. Proteins encoded here:
- a CDS encoding sensor domain-containing diguanylate cyclase, yielding MRYPHIPWLPLLFYPALPVIAAVGLLLWRQWPPALTLIVPFVPWVMALVGAAICLMYQRSQTLALMLGVLTAVAIWPTLASEAPWALGPALVWWSLAYTINALWAERAGMLWDLAARIGLMAVGAAAIALAGKDGVGQWFGTLAVQGMLARLGIPAEALAALLVTGLTLTLLLLRYGRPQQAGQWLGFVCMAWALPRGGQHAIELAVMASAALTSLSISLAHEGYHMAFRDELTGLPGRRALNERLQRMGRVYTLAMADVDHFKAFNDTHGHDVGDQVLRMVAAQLRRVPGGGYAYRYGGEEFTLVFPGKTAIEAMPHLETVRRAIEAYQMRLRDKPARPKADQVGLRRRGGRGRNTRPLRVTVSIGVAERGEALRAPDAVIKAADQALYKAKDGGRNQVWAYGSRRRAGAT